The proteins below are encoded in one region of Gammaproteobacteria bacterium:
- a CDS encoding SCP2 sterol-binding domain-containing protein, producing MNKAAQHSSAGKSLLHSTFAQAIEQGVRAVLQLDSDSAAQLQLLQGKVLALCVTDLDIRLYFIFGDPIQVVSYYEGFVNTELRAGSVAFAAMGLQRQGSDALFKGDVTLQGEIQTGEQFQKILRNMDIDWEELLSRVTGDIVAHKVGSLFHNVFHWGRNTLSTLSEDVVEYAQQEIQVLPSPYEIQKYLADVDVLRADVDRLNARLNKLQQSAFKANRNDSQTGKN from the coding sequence ATGAATAAGGCGGCTCAACATAGCAGCGCCGGTAAAAGTCTGTTGCACAGCACATTTGCCCAGGCAATAGAGCAGGGAGTGAGGGCTGTGTTACAGCTGGACTCGGATAGTGCGGCGCAACTGCAGTTATTGCAGGGAAAAGTGCTGGCACTATGTGTTACTGATCTGGATATCCGTTTGTATTTTATTTTCGGCGACCCGATCCAGGTGGTGTCCTACTACGAAGGTTTCGTGAATACCGAATTACGTGCCGGCTCCGTGGCGTTTGCTGCGATGGGGCTGCAGCGCCAGGGCAGTGATGCTTTGTTTAAGGGCGATGTTACCCTGCAAGGTGAAATTCAAACAGGCGAGCAATTTCAAAAAATACTGCGTAATATGGATATCGACTGGGAAGAGCTTTTATCCAGAGTTACCGGCGACATCGTCGCGCATAAAGTCGGAAGCCTGTTTCACAATGTTTTTCATTGGGGTCGTAACACGCTCAGTACCCTGAGCGAAGACGTCGTGGAGTACGCTCAGCAGGAAATCCAGGTTTTGCCTTCTCCGTATGAAATTCAAAAATATCTGGCAGATGTGGATGTGTTGCGCGCTGATGTGGATCGCCTCAATGCACGATTGAACAAACTGCAACAATCAGCCTTCAAAGCAAATCGAAACGACAGCCAAACAGGGAAAAATTAA
- the ubiB gene encoding ubiquinone biosynthesis regulatory protein kinase UbiB: MGAPAQFFRLISINRVLVRHGLGEIILATHLFRPLRFIFLLSPWRLMRNKSIGRGERIRRTLEDLGPIFVKFGQILSTRMDLLPEDIAVELAKLQDRVPSFPGAQARAIVEQAYSQPIDELFLEFNEQPLASASIAQVHAARLLNGKEVVVKVVRPDIEPTIRRDLALLYTLAELAQTYWSDGRRLRPVEVVREYEKTILDELDLMREAASASQLRRNFLNSNILYVPEIHWPLARKNVIVMERISGTPISDIDALREQGVDLKQLAEDGVEIFFTQVFQDNFFHADMHPGNIFVSPQGMYLAVDFGIMGTLGPQDQRYLAENFLAFFHRDYRKVAQLHVESGWVPGNTRVDEFESAIRTVCEPIFERPLSEISFGHLLLRLFQTARRFNMEVQPQLVLLQKTLLNIEGLGRRLYPQLDLWQTAKPFLEKWMSEQIGLRSLVSGVKDNASFWTEKLPELPTLMYKTLHNLQSPRDNSQAEIHMARLLREVRRSNRRIVKVIVGASLILGAIVLLQSSQTYTPVTWANAPVLTWMLGGLGALILIFAWPGDRR, from the coding sequence GTGGGAGCTCCGGCGCAATTTTTTCGCCTTATCAGTATCAACCGTGTTTTGGTGCGCCACGGTCTGGGTGAAATTATCCTGGCTACCCATTTGTTTCGTCCTTTACGATTTATCTTTTTACTGTCACCCTGGCGCTTGATGCGAAACAAATCCATTGGCCGCGGCGAGCGTATTCGCCGTACCCTGGAAGACCTGGGGCCGATTTTTGTTAAATTTGGGCAGATACTCTCCACGCGTATGGATTTGTTACCGGAAGATATTGCCGTGGAACTGGCTAAATTACAGGATCGAGTGCCGTCCTTTCCCGGGGCGCAAGCCCGTGCCATTGTGGAACAGGCCTATAGTCAACCCATAGACGAGCTGTTTTTAGAATTCAATGAACAACCGTTGGCATCGGCTTCCATTGCTCAGGTTCATGCGGCTCGTTTGCTCAATGGCAAAGAAGTCGTAGTCAAAGTGGTGCGCCCGGACATAGAGCCCACCATAAGACGGGATCTGGCCCTGTTATATACTTTGGCTGAGTTGGCGCAAACCTATTGGTCGGATGGTCGACGCTTGCGTCCGGTGGAGGTCGTGCGGGAGTACGAGAAAACCATATTGGACGAACTGGACTTGATGCGCGAAGCGGCTTCAGCGTCACAACTGCGGCGTAATTTTCTCAACTCCAATATTCTATATGTTCCCGAGATTCATTGGCCCTTGGCACGCAAAAATGTCATTGTTATGGAGAGAATTTCCGGTACCCCTATCAGTGATATCGATGCATTGCGTGAGCAGGGAGTAGATCTGAAACAATTAGCGGAAGATGGGGTAGAGATATTTTTTACCCAGGTTTTTCAAGACAACTTTTTCCATGCGGACATGCATCCGGGGAATATATTCGTTTCACCCCAGGGGATGTATTTGGCCGTGGATTTCGGCATTATGGGGACATTGGGTCCGCAGGACCAGCGCTATCTGGCGGAGAATTTCCTGGCTTTTTTCCATAGAGATTATCGCAAAGTGGCCCAATTGCACGTGGAATCCGGCTGGGTACCGGGTAATACTCGGGTGGATGAGTTTGAATCGGCCATACGCACGGTATGTGAGCCTATTTTTGAACGTCCGCTAAGTGAGATCTCATTTGGTCATTTGTTATTGCGCCTGTTTCAAACGGCGCGCCGCTTTAACATGGAGGTGCAACCGCAACTGGTTTTGTTGCAAAAAACCCTGCTGAATATTGAAGGCCTGGGACGGCGCCTGTATCCACAGTTGGATTTGTGGCAAACCGCTAAGCCCTTTTTGGAAAAATGGATGAGCGAACAAATCGGTCTTCGTTCCTTGGTATCCGGCGTAAAGGACAACGCTTCCTTTTGGACCGAAAAACTACCGGAATTACCCACCTTAATGTACAAAACTCTACACAACCTGCAATCACCGCGTGACAACTCCCAAGCAGAAATACACATGGCGCGTTTGCTAAGAGAAGTACGCCGTTCCAATCGCCGTATTGTCAAAGTCATTGTCGGTGCCAGCCTGATTTTGGGCGCTATTGTGCTGCTGCAAAGTTCACAAACCTACACGCCCGTCACTTGGGCCAACGCGCCTGTGCTGACCTGGATGTTAGGTGGCTTGGGCGCGTTAATACTGATTTTCGCGTGGCCGGGAGACCGGCGTTAA
- a CDS encoding HAMP domain-containing histidine kinase, with product MLRLSKAWMIAGIPLALVIIMLLTWMYGLVAHSDIEHYSEKSNVVLGRTMANVLWPQIRGLMHSADKNADFDKSWLSMAQIVMDEAVLELIRETNVLAVELHNMEGYTLYSTLKDHSESQHPDKLGIVLESSKGKLLTHISQYREFRFRNGKVVKDRYILSSFLPVADQSGTAVVAVFEVYSDVTDQYDKVKQSQLRFATVLAGVFFSIYIIVYFLIRHLDKMIRDNINLRVTVESEKDANIAKSQFLAKMSHELRTPLNAIIGYSELLAEDCEVNGDEETIDDLEKIHAAANHLLHLINEILDLSKIEAGQMSLYFERVNVDALAREILQVIKPLVSQRKNRVSYATNGIYEVQTDAVKLRQILFNLLSNASKFTENGRLELYVTLEHQMLVVTVKDNGIGMTQEQLARLFKPFSQGDESTTRRYGGTGLGLVISKQYCEMLGGSIKVESVPGFGTEFEVRMPVQLCLGN from the coding sequence ATGTTAAGACTTTCCAAGGCTTGGATGATCGCCGGGATACCATTGGCGTTGGTAATCATTATGCTATTAACATGGATGTACGGTTTGGTAGCCCACAGTGATATTGAACACTACTCGGAAAAGAGTAATGTGGTTTTGGGGCGTACGATGGCCAATGTGTTATGGCCTCAAATCAGGGGTTTGATGCATTCGGCGGACAAAAATGCGGATTTTGATAAGTCCTGGTTGAGTATGGCGCAGATAGTCATGGATGAAGCGGTGTTGGAGCTGATTCGTGAAACCAATGTGCTGGCAGTAGAATTGCACAACATGGAGGGATACACACTGTATTCCACTCTCAAAGATCACAGTGAGTCGCAACATCCGGACAAACTGGGGATAGTTCTCGAATCCTCCAAAGGTAAGTTACTGACCCACATTTCGCAGTATCGTGAATTTCGTTTTAGAAACGGTAAAGTGGTAAAAGATCGATATATTTTATCCAGTTTTCTTCCGGTGGCTGACCAGTCGGGCACAGCGGTTGTGGCGGTATTTGAGGTGTACAGTGATGTCACCGATCAATACGACAAGGTCAAACAGAGTCAGTTACGATTTGCCACGGTATTGGCGGGAGTCTTTTTTTCCATATACATCATTGTCTATTTTCTGATACGCCACTTGGACAAAATGATTCGAGACAATATAAATTTACGTGTGACGGTTGAAAGTGAGAAGGACGCCAATATAGCCAAGTCACAATTTTTAGCGAAAATGAGTCACGAGTTACGAACTCCTCTCAATGCCATTATCGGCTACAGTGAGTTGTTGGCGGAAGACTGTGAAGTCAACGGTGACGAGGAAACCATTGATGATTTGGAAAAGATTCACGCAGCCGCCAATCATTTATTGCACTTGATTAATGAAATTCTGGATCTGTCCAAAATAGAAGCGGGACAAATGTCACTGTACTTTGAGCGTGTGAATGTGGATGCCCTGGCTCGCGAGATTCTGCAAGTGATCAAGCCTCTGGTGTCGCAACGTAAAAACCGCGTTTCCTATGCCACCAATGGAATCTACGAAGTACAGACGGATGCTGTCAAGCTGCGTCAGATATTATTCAATTTGCTCAGTAATGCGTCCAAATTTACAGAAAATGGGCGTTTGGAATTGTATGTGACCTTGGAACACCAAATGTTAGTGGTGACTGTTAAGGATAACGGTATTGGCATGACTCAAGAGCAGCTCGCACGTTTGTTTAAGCCCTTTTCGCAAGGGGATGAGTCCACCACTCGCCGCTATGGAGGAACCGGGCTGGGCTTGGTTATTAGTAAGCAATATTGTGAAATGCTGGGGGGTAGTATCAAGGTGGAGAGTGTGCCGGGCTTTGGTACAGAGTTTGAGGTGCGTATGCCAGTGCAGCTCTGCTTAGGCAATTAA
- a CDS encoding DJ-1/PfpI family protein, translating into MKKVLVPLAQGCEELEAITIVDLLRRAGIEVTTAGLDNTTIKASRGSVLVADTTLDQALEQDYDMIALPGGLPGADHLRDDARVIELLQYMAQQDKYIAAICAAPKVLAKAGLLSGKCATAFPGTLEKLGLNDIQIQSAPWVQDGKMITSRGPGTAMDFALRLIEELEGKQCRDNVESTLQRP; encoded by the coding sequence ATGAAAAAAGTACTGGTACCGCTGGCTCAAGGCTGTGAGGAACTTGAGGCCATAACCATCGTGGATTTACTACGTCGGGCCGGCATTGAAGTCACCACGGCCGGTCTGGACAACACCACGATAAAGGCCAGCCGGGGCTCGGTACTCGTAGCAGACACCACCTTAGACCAAGCACTGGAACAGGACTATGACATGATTGCGCTGCCGGGCGGCTTACCCGGCGCCGATCACCTCAGGGATGATGCCCGAGTGATTGAATTGCTGCAATACATGGCACAACAGGATAAGTATATTGCCGCCATATGTGCCGCACCGAAAGTACTGGCTAAAGCAGGCCTGTTATCCGGCAAATGTGCCACCGCTTTTCCAGGCACTCTGGAAAAACTGGGCCTGAACGATATCCAAATTCAATCCGCACCATGGGTACAAGACGGTAAAATGATTACCTCGCGGGGCCCCGGAACAGCGATGGATTTCGCCTTACGGCTGATAGAGGAACTCGAAGGGAAGCAGTGTCGGGATAATGTAGAAAGCACCTTACAGCGCCCTTGA